The Candidatus Dormiibacterota bacterium genomic sequence CCCAGCTCACCGCCGGCGCGGCCACCGCCCCCGGTGCGGAGGCGCCGGTGGCCGTGACCTCCAACCTCGGCGTGGTCGCAACCCAGCTCGCCCAGGAGGCGGCGCTCGCCGACGCGCAGGCGCGGCTGCACCAGCTCGGCGCGCTGCTCCCCGCCCAGGTGGCCGCGATCCGCCGCCACCTGCCCTTCATCACCCCCGAGGTGGCGCCGGTGAGCCAGGGCTTCGGGCCCACCGACCTCGGCATCGAGCCGCCGATCAGCTACCAGGGCACCTTCTACCCGCACTTCCACACCGGCATCGACCTCGCCGCCCCCTCGGGCACCCCCCTCCATGCCGCCGCCGACGGGGTGGTGCTGATCGCCGCCGCCAGCGCCGATGCCAGCGGGAGGCTGGTGGGCTACGGCAACTACGTCGTCGTCGGCCACGCCGCCGGCTTCCTCACCCTGTACGGGCACATGTCGGACGTGGCCGTGCACGGCGGCGACCGGGTGCGCCAGGGCGAGGTCATCGGCTACGAGGGGTCGACCGGCAACTCCACCGGCCCGCACGTGCACTTCGAGATCCGCAAGGACGGCACGCTGCTCGATCCGGCGCCCTTCCTGGTGGGCCAGCTGCCGCCCGGCTGAGTGCAGTTGTGCGGCTGTCACCATCTCCACGGCGGGCACTTGTGCACTGTCACCAGGGGCTGACGGCACCGCCCGCGACATTGCCCGAGGGTGCAGGGAAACCGGCGTCCGAAGCGTAGGGAGGAGTGCCGGGCGCTGTCCGGGGCTGTACGGATCAGGAGGGGAGCACATGCTCACGAGCGGCGTCGTCGCCATCGCTCAGCAGGTGGGGTGCCGGTGATGCGCACCATGACTCTGGCCGCGCTCGGCGCCGCCGCCGTGCTCGGGGGCTCGGCGATGACGGTGACCACCCACGCGAGCCGGGCCCATGGCGGGAGCGCGCACGCGAGCTCGACCGGGGGCGCCGCTGGCAGGGTGTCGGCGTCCGGCGGGAGCGGCGGCTCCAGCACCGGCGGCACCGGGCTCCTCTGCGGAGTGCTCAGCGGCGACATCCTCGCCAACTCCGAGAACAACATCGGCGGCGGCCAGCTCCAGATCGGCAACGGGCTGGGGCTGCTCGGCAACCTCGGCATCCCGGTGCTGAGCAACGGCAGCTCGGGCAGCCAGAGCGGCAGCACCGGCGGATCGTCGATCAGCGGCAGCCGGGGCGCGTCGATCAGCGGCTCCACCGGCAACACCGCCTGTGGCGGCGCCGGTGACGCCGGCGCCGGGGCCAGGGGCGGCACCGCCCACGGCGGCAGGGGCGGCTCCGGGGGCAGGGCGACCGCGAAGGGCGGCGCCGCACACGCGAAGAGCAGCGGCTGACCTCTCGGGTCGACCCGGGATGCTGTCGGCGCGGGGCGGGGGTGCTGCACCCCCCGCCCCGCTACCATGCCGGCCACTGTGACGGCTGCGGCACCCGGTCCCGGCGGTCCCCTCCACCAGCGCCCGGTCACCACCGCGGAGGCCCGCGCCCGCGGCCGGGCGCTCCGCGAGCGGGTCCCGCGCTCCAGTCACGCCGGCTGGTCGGCGCCGGCGGACCGTCCCGACCCGCTCGCCCTGCTCGAGGAGCAGAACCGCGGCCGGGTGCCCGAGCTGGTCCCGATCCGCTGGGGGCGGATGCTCCAGTCCCCGCTCGCGTTCCTGCGCGGCTCGGCGCTGGTGATGGCGACCGACCTCGCCTCCACCCCGGCGAGCGGCCTGCTCGTCCAGGCGGGCGGTGACGCCCACCTCGTCAACTTCGGTACCTTCGCGTCGCCGGAGCGCACCCTCCTCTTCGACGTCAACGACTTCGACGAGACCCTCACCGGGCCCTGGGAGTGGGACGTCAAGCGGCTCGCCGCCAGCGCCGTGGTGGCGGCGCGCGACGCCGGCCACCCCGAGCCGGCCTGCACCGCCGCCGCCCGCGAGGCGGTGCGCTCGTACCGCACCCGGCTGGCGGGCTACGCCGCCCTGCCGGTGCTCGACGTCTGGTACTCGCGGGTCGACGCCGAGGCGGCGAGCACCCTGTTCCAGCGCGCCGGCCTCGAGCAGTACCGGCGGATCATCGCCGCGGCGCGCAAGCGCACCTCGCAGCGGGTGCTCCCCAAGCTCACCGAGCTGACCGAGGAGGGCGGGCGCCGGATCGTCGACCATCCCCCGCTCATCACCCACGACGAGCTCTGCCACGACCGCACCGAGCTCGCCGCCATCCTCGAGGGGTATCGGGAGTCGCTGAGCGAGGCGCACCGGCTGCTGCTCGGCCGCTTCCACCTCGAGGACCTCGCCCGCAAGGTGGTGGGGGTGGGCAGCGTCGGCACCCGGTGCTACATCGCGCTGCTGGTCACCGCGGAGGGCGAGCCCCTGTTCCTCCAGCTGAAGCAGGCGATGGACTCGGTGCTCGCCCGCTGGTGGGCGACCGGACCGGTGCCCAACAACGGCCGGAGGGTGGTCGCCGGGCAGCGGGTGATGCAGGCGGCGAGCGACATCTTCCTCGGCTGGACCCAGGGGGGCGGGGTCGACTTCTACGTGCGCCAGCTCTACGACATGAAGGGGTCACCGGTGGTCGCCTCGATGGACGGGCCGGCGCTCGCCGAGTACGTGGCGCTCTGCGGCTGGGCGCTGGCCCGCGCCCACGCCCGCTCCGGCGACGCCGCGGCGATCAGCGGCTACCTCGGCACCGGCGACGCCTTCGACCAGGCGGTCACCCGCTTCGCCGCCGACTACGCGACCCAGACGCTGCACGACCACGCCGCGCTCGTCGAGGCGGTGCGCGCCGGCCGGATCACCGCCGCGACCGAGGCCTGAGTCGCACCAGGGCCATCGCCGCGAGGTGGTCCAGGCGGCCCGGCTGACCCGCCTCCGCGTCAGCCCGAGGCGCGCCCGAACCGGCGCACCGCCCAGGCGGTCGCCCCGACCAGCCCGGAGTCGGTGCCGAGGGCGGCGAGGACGACCCGGCACCGCCGCAGCGGCACCGCGAAGGCGATCTCCGGGAGCGTGGCCCGCAGCGGGGCGAGGAGCAGGTCTCCGGCCTGGCTGAGCCCGCCGCCGATGGCGACCACCTCGGGGCTGAGCACGTTGACGAGGCCACCGAGGGCGCGACCGAGGGCATGGCCGGCGTCGTCGAAGAGGCGGCGGGCGAGCGGGTCGCCCGCCTCGGCCGCGGCCTGGACGTCGCGGGCGTCGAGGCCGTCGCCGGCGGCCGCCAGCCGCGAGGGCTCGCCGGCGGCGAGGGCGGCCCGGGCGCGCACGGCGATCGCGGTGCCCGACGCCACCCCCTCGAGGCAGCCCGGATGGCCCTGGTGGCAGGGCGGGCCGGAGGGGTCGACGGAGATGTGACCGAGCTCGCCGGCGGTGCCCGCCGCGCCGGTGTAGAGCTCGCCGTCGAGCACCATGCCGCCGCCCACCCCGGTGCTGACGGTGACGAAGACGAAATCCCGGGTGCCGCGACCCGTCCCCAGCGTCCACTCCGCGAAGCCGGCCAGGTTGGCGTCGTTCTGGAGAACCACCGGGCACCCCAGGATGCCGCCGAGCAGGCGGGCGGCCTCCAGCCCCTCCCAGCCGGGCAGGTTGGGGGCGGCGTAGACCACCCCGGCGTTGGGGTCGAGCGGCCCGGGCACCCCCATCGCCAGCCCCGCCGGCACCCGGCCCCCGGTGGCCTACAGCACCGCGGTGGCGACCGCGTGGAGGACGGCGAGCGGCCCGTCGCCGGCGGGGGTGGGACGGCGCACCGGCTCGTCGTGGGTCTCGGGCCCGGTGGCCACCGCCGCGCGGATCAGCGTGCCCCCCAGGTCGACCCCGACGAGGGCGGGAGTCACGTCCGGGCGATCTGCGGGACCGCGGGCACCCTCCGGTCGGGCGCCGCCGGATCGTCGTCGTCCATCGAGTGCCAGTGGCCGCCGCCGGCGAGGGCGTCGGCCTGGGATGGCCCCCAGCTGCCCGCGGCATACGGGTGCACCGGGCCGGGGTCGCGGATCACCGGGTCCACGATCTCCCAGCCGCGCTCCACCTCGTCCTCCCGGATGAAGAGGGTGTGGTCGCGATGGAGCACGTCGTGGAGCAGCCGCTCGTACGCCTCCGGCGGCGAGACCCTGAAGGAGCTGCCGTAGGCGAAGTCCATGTGCACCTTCTGGGTGCGGATCTCCGGGCCGGGCTGCTTGGCGATGAAGCTGAAGGAGATGCCCTCGTCGGGCTGGATGCGGATCACCAGGTGGTTGGAGTGGACGGCATGGGGACCTCCGCTCCCGGAGAAGAGGTGGAGGGGCACGTCCTTGAAGGCGATGGTGACCCGGGTCTCGCGGGTGCGCATCCGCTTGCCGGTGCGGAGCAGGAAGGGCACCCC encodes the following:
- a CDS encoding DUF2252 domain-containing protein, with the protein product MTAAAPGPGGPLHQRPVTTAEARARGRALRERVPRSSHAGWSAPADRPDPLALLEEQNRGRVPELVPIRWGRMLQSPLAFLRGSALVMATDLASTPASGLLVQAGGDAHLVNFGTFASPERTLLFDVNDFDETLTGPWEWDVKRLAASAVVAARDAGHPEPACTAAAREAVRSYRTRLAGYAALPVLDVWYSRVDAEAASTLFQRAGLEQYRRIIAAARKRTSQRVLPKLTELTEEGGRRIVDHPPLITHDELCHDRTELAAILEGYRESLSEAHRLLLGRFHLEDLARKVVGVGSVGTRCYIALLVTAEGEPLFLQLKQAMDSVLARWWATGPVPNNGRRVVAGQRVMQAASDIFLGWTQGGGVDFYVRQLYDMKGSPVVASMDGPALAEYVALCGWALARAHARSGDAAAISGYLGTGDAFDQAVTRFAADYATQTLHDHAALVEAVRAGRITAATEA
- a CDS encoding ROK family protein, with the translated sequence MPAGLAMGVPGPLDPNAGVVYAAPNLPGWEGLEAARLLGGILGCPVVLQNDANLAGFAEWTLGTGRGTRDFVFVTVSTGVGGGMVLDGELYTGAAGTAGELGHISVDPSGPPCHQGHPGCLEGVASGTAIAVRARAALAAGEPSRLAAAGDGLDARDVQAAAEAGDPLARRLFDDAGHALGRALGGLVNVLSPEVVAIGGGLSQAGDLLLAPLRATLPEIAFAVPLRRCRVVLAALGTDSGLVGATAWAVRRFGRASG